From a region of the Fundulus heteroclitus isolate FHET01 unplaced genomic scaffold, MU-UCD_Fhet_4.1 scaffold_28, whole genome shotgun sequence genome:
- the slbp gene encoding histone RNA hairpin-binding protein isoform X5: MSNRHRAARIGDLKHGSSGPSRWSQCRKRGIDGSLRSHSDEDIDDSRHSSFTTPESAGPVSRCGRQSDWGSQVEDEEMRRGVHRDMQRRRILAAEGSQRERKVSSGSSGSCDSRDGESIETDEAVLMRRQKQISYGKNTLAYDRYIKEVPKHMRQPGVHPKTPNKFRKYSRRSWDQQIKLWRVKLHAWDPPAEDSQENTLSGNIEELDLEDIVDIELDFPTLADCQNAPSSLQVPRSSAQDQDCFATPVKVQKTEEPDVA, from the exons ATGTCTAACCGGCACAGAGCCGCCCGCATCGGCGACCTTAAACACGG AAGCAGCGGTCCATCTCGGTGGTCCCAGTGCAGGAAGAGGGGAATAGACGGAAGCCTGCGGTCCCACAGTGACGAGGACATTGATGACAGCAGACATTCCAG TTTCACCACTCCAGAAAGTGCAGGGCCGGTATCTCGATGTGGTCGCCAATCTGACTGGGGAAGCCAGGTGGAGGACGAAGAGATGAGACGAGGTGTTCACAGAGACATGCAGCG GAGGAGGATATTGGCTGCAGAGGGCAGCCAGAGGGAGAGAAAGGTCTCATCCGGCTCTTCTGGGAG CTGTGACTCCAGAGACGGTGAAAGCATTGAGACTGACGAAGCTGTGTTGATGCGAAGACAAAAGCAGATAAGCTACGGCAAGAACACACTGGCCTACGACCGATACATCAAGGAAGTGCCCAA GCACATGCGTCAGCCCGGCGTTCACCCAAAGACTCCCAATAAGTTCCGGAAGTACAGCCGGCGCTCCTGGGACCAGCAGATCAAACTGTGGAGGGTCAAGCTGCATGCCTGGGACCCCCCAGCAGAGGACAGCCAAGAAAACACCCTCAGTGGCAACAT AGAGGAGCTGGATCTTGAGGATATCGTGGATATTGAGTTGGACTTCCCAACTTTGGCTGACTGCCAGAATGCCCCATCTTCGTTGCAGGTACCCAGATCTTCTGCACAG
- the slbp gene encoding histone RNA hairpin-binding protein isoform X2, whose translation MSNRHRAARIGDLKHGSGPSRWSQCRKRGIDGSLRSHSDEDIDDSRHSSFTTPESAGPVSRCGRQSDWGSQVEDEEMRRGVHRDMQRYRRRILAAEGSQRERKVSSGSSGSSCDSRDGESIETDEAVLMRRQKQISYGKNTLAYDRYIKEVPKHMRQPGVHPKTPNKFRKYSRRSWDQQIKLWRVKLHAWDPPAEDSQENTLSGNIEELDLEDIVDIELDFPTLADCQNAPSSLQVPRSSAQDQDCFATPVKVQKTEEPDVA comes from the exons ATGTCTAACCGGCACAGAGCCGCCCGCATCGGCGACCTTAAACACGG CAGCGGTCCATCTCGGTGGTCCCAGTGCAGGAAGAGGGGAATAGACGGAAGCCTGCGGTCCCACAGTGACGAGGACATTGATGACAGCAGACATTCCAG TTTCACCACTCCAGAAAGTGCAGGGCCGGTATCTCGATGTGGTCGCCAATCTGACTGGGGAAGCCAGGTGGAGGACGAAGAGATGAGACGAGGTGTTCACAGAGACATGCAGCG TTACAGGAGGAGGATATTGGCTGCAGAGGGCAGCCAGAGGGAGAGAAAGGTCTCATCCGGCTCTTCTGGGAG CAGCTGTGACTCCAGAGACGGTGAAAGCATTGAGACTGACGAAGCTGTGTTGATGCGAAGACAAAAGCAGATAAGCTACGGCAAGAACACACTGGCCTACGACCGATACATCAAGGAAGTGCCCAA GCACATGCGTCAGCCCGGCGTTCACCCAAAGACTCCCAATAAGTTCCGGAAGTACAGCCGGCGCTCCTGGGACCAGCAGATCAAACTGTGGAGGGTCAAGCTGCATGCCTGGGACCCCCCAGCAGAGGACAGCCAAGAAAACACCCTCAGTGGCAACAT AGAGGAGCTGGATCTTGAGGATATCGTGGATATTGAGTTGGACTTCCCAACTTTGGCTGACTGCCAGAATGCCCCATCTTCGTTGCAGGTACCCAGATCTTCTGCACAG
- the slbp gene encoding histone RNA hairpin-binding protein isoform X3: MSNRHRAARIGDLKHGSSGPSRWSQCRKRGIDGSLRSHSDEDIDDSRHSSFTTPESAGPVSRCGRQSDWGSQVEDEEMRRGVHRDMQRYRRRILAAEGSQRERKVSSGSSGSCDSRDGESIETDEAVLMRRQKQISYGKNTLAYDRYIKEVPKHMRQPGVHPKTPNKFRKYSRRSWDQQIKLWRVKLHAWDPPAEDSQENTLSGNIEELDLEDIVDIELDFPTLADCQNAPSSLQVPRSSAQDQDCFATPVKVQKTEEPDVA, from the exons ATGTCTAACCGGCACAGAGCCGCCCGCATCGGCGACCTTAAACACGG AAGCAGCGGTCCATCTCGGTGGTCCCAGTGCAGGAAGAGGGGAATAGACGGAAGCCTGCGGTCCCACAGTGACGAGGACATTGATGACAGCAGACATTCCAG TTTCACCACTCCAGAAAGTGCAGGGCCGGTATCTCGATGTGGTCGCCAATCTGACTGGGGAAGCCAGGTGGAGGACGAAGAGATGAGACGAGGTGTTCACAGAGACATGCAGCG TTACAGGAGGAGGATATTGGCTGCAGAGGGCAGCCAGAGGGAGAGAAAGGTCTCATCCGGCTCTTCTGGGAG CTGTGACTCCAGAGACGGTGAAAGCATTGAGACTGACGAAGCTGTGTTGATGCGAAGACAAAAGCAGATAAGCTACGGCAAGAACACACTGGCCTACGACCGATACATCAAGGAAGTGCCCAA GCACATGCGTCAGCCCGGCGTTCACCCAAAGACTCCCAATAAGTTCCGGAAGTACAGCCGGCGCTCCTGGGACCAGCAGATCAAACTGTGGAGGGTCAAGCTGCATGCCTGGGACCCCCCAGCAGAGGACAGCCAAGAAAACACCCTCAGTGGCAACAT AGAGGAGCTGGATCTTGAGGATATCGTGGATATTGAGTTGGACTTCCCAACTTTGGCTGACTGCCAGAATGCCCCATCTTCGTTGCAGGTACCCAGATCTTCTGCACAG
- the slbp gene encoding histone RNA hairpin-binding protein isoform X1, which translates to MSNRHRAARIGDLKHGSSGPSRWSQCRKRGIDGSLRSHSDEDIDDSRHSSFTTPESAGPVSRCGRQSDWGSQVEDEEMRRGVHRDMQRYRRRILAAEGSQRERKVSSGSSGSSCDSRDGESIETDEAVLMRRQKQISYGKNTLAYDRYIKEVPKHMRQPGVHPKTPNKFRKYSRRSWDQQIKLWRVKLHAWDPPAEDSQENTLSGNIEELDLEDIVDIELDFPTLADCQNAPSSLQVPRSSAQDQDCFATPVKVQKTEEPDVA; encoded by the exons ATGTCTAACCGGCACAGAGCCGCCCGCATCGGCGACCTTAAACACGG AAGCAGCGGTCCATCTCGGTGGTCCCAGTGCAGGAAGAGGGGAATAGACGGAAGCCTGCGGTCCCACAGTGACGAGGACATTGATGACAGCAGACATTCCAG TTTCACCACTCCAGAAAGTGCAGGGCCGGTATCTCGATGTGGTCGCCAATCTGACTGGGGAAGCCAGGTGGAGGACGAAGAGATGAGACGAGGTGTTCACAGAGACATGCAGCG TTACAGGAGGAGGATATTGGCTGCAGAGGGCAGCCAGAGGGAGAGAAAGGTCTCATCCGGCTCTTCTGGGAG CAGCTGTGACTCCAGAGACGGTGAAAGCATTGAGACTGACGAAGCTGTGTTGATGCGAAGACAAAAGCAGATAAGCTACGGCAAGAACACACTGGCCTACGACCGATACATCAAGGAAGTGCCCAA GCACATGCGTCAGCCCGGCGTTCACCCAAAGACTCCCAATAAGTTCCGGAAGTACAGCCGGCGCTCCTGGGACCAGCAGATCAAACTGTGGAGGGTCAAGCTGCATGCCTGGGACCCCCCAGCAGAGGACAGCCAAGAAAACACCCTCAGTGGCAACAT AGAGGAGCTGGATCTTGAGGATATCGTGGATATTGAGTTGGACTTCCCAACTTTGGCTGACTGCCAGAATGCCCCATCTTCGTTGCAGGTACCCAGATCTTCTGCACAG
- the slbp gene encoding histone RNA hairpin-binding protein isoform X4 yields MSNRHRAARIGDLKHGSSGPSRWSQCRKRGIDGSLRSHSDEDIDDSRHSSFTTPESAGPVSRCGRQSDWGSQVEDEEMRRGVHRDMQRRRILAAEGSQRERKVSSGSSGSSCDSRDGESIETDEAVLMRRQKQISYGKNTLAYDRYIKEVPKHMRQPGVHPKTPNKFRKYSRRSWDQQIKLWRVKLHAWDPPAEDSQENTLSGNIEELDLEDIVDIELDFPTLADCQNAPSSLQVPRSSAQDQDCFATPVKVQKTEEPDVA; encoded by the exons ATGTCTAACCGGCACAGAGCCGCCCGCATCGGCGACCTTAAACACGG AAGCAGCGGTCCATCTCGGTGGTCCCAGTGCAGGAAGAGGGGAATAGACGGAAGCCTGCGGTCCCACAGTGACGAGGACATTGATGACAGCAGACATTCCAG TTTCACCACTCCAGAAAGTGCAGGGCCGGTATCTCGATGTGGTCGCCAATCTGACTGGGGAAGCCAGGTGGAGGACGAAGAGATGAGACGAGGTGTTCACAGAGACATGCAGCG GAGGAGGATATTGGCTGCAGAGGGCAGCCAGAGGGAGAGAAAGGTCTCATCCGGCTCTTCTGGGAG CAGCTGTGACTCCAGAGACGGTGAAAGCATTGAGACTGACGAAGCTGTGTTGATGCGAAGACAAAAGCAGATAAGCTACGGCAAGAACACACTGGCCTACGACCGATACATCAAGGAAGTGCCCAA GCACATGCGTCAGCCCGGCGTTCACCCAAAGACTCCCAATAAGTTCCGGAAGTACAGCCGGCGCTCCTGGGACCAGCAGATCAAACTGTGGAGGGTCAAGCTGCATGCCTGGGACCCCCCAGCAGAGGACAGCCAAGAAAACACCCTCAGTGGCAACAT AGAGGAGCTGGATCTTGAGGATATCGTGGATATTGAGTTGGACTTCCCAACTTTGGCTGACTGCCAGAATGCCCCATCTTCGTTGCAGGTACCCAGATCTTCTGCACAG